One segment of Manihot esculenta cultivar AM560-2 chromosome 4, M.esculenta_v8, whole genome shotgun sequence DNA contains the following:
- the LOC110612742 gene encoding proline-rich protein 4 isoform X2, translating to MRILSVFRGALLCLFVSLVFAASFSYGDDKTQDVVDQPLFFGAKVFPPLPPKVYPPHVPIFKKPLPPPIPIFKKPLPPPIPIFKKPLPPPIPVYKKPLPPPIPIYKKPLPPPIPIYKKPLPPPIPKFEKPLPPPIPLFKKPLIPIFKKPLPPHIPIFKKPLPPHIPIFKKPKPPVFYKPIPPIPKIPPFHHHKKPFPPLPKLPPHP from the exons ATGAGAATTCTCTCTGTTTTTAGAGGAGCACTTCTGTGCTTATTTGTTTCTTTGGTGTTTGCTGCCTCTTTCAGCTATGGCGATGATAAGACACAAGATGTAGTTGATCAGCCATTGTTCTTTGGTGCTAAAGTGTTTCCTCCACTGCCTCCCAAAGTTTACCCTCCTCATGTTCCCATTTTTAAGAAACCACTTCCTCCGCCGATACCCATTTTTAAGAAACCACTTCCACCGCCAATACCCATTTTTAAGAAGCCACTTCCACCGCCGATACCAGTTTATAAGAAGCCACTTCCGCCTCCAATACCAATTTACAAGAAACCATTGCCTCCTCCAATACCAATTTACAAGAAAC CATTGCCGCCGCCGATTCCAAAATTTGAGAAACCACTTCCACCTCCTATTCCACTTTTTAAGAAACCACTGATCCCAATATTCAAGAAGCCACTTCCACCTCATATTCCAATATTCAAGAAGCCACTTCCACCTCATATTCCAATATTCAAGAAACCTAAACCACCAGTATTCTACAAGCCTATCCCTCCCATCCCAAAGATCCCTCCATTTCATCACCATAAGAAGCCATTTCCTCCTCTTCCCAAGCTTCCTCCTCACCCATAG
- the LOC110612742 gene encoding proline-rich protein 4 isoform X1, which yields MRILSVFRGALLCLFVSLVFAASFSYGDDKTQDVVDQPLFFGAKVFPPLPPKVYPPHVPIFKKPLPPPIPIFKKPLPPPIPIFKKPLPPPIPVYKKPLPPPIPIYKKPLPPPIPIYKKPLPPPIPIYKKPLPPPIPKFEKPLPPPIPLFKKPLIPIFKKPLPPHIPIFKKPLPPHIPIFKKPKPPVFYKPIPPIPKIPPFHHHKKPFPPLPKLPPHP from the coding sequence ATGAGAATTCTCTCTGTTTTTAGAGGAGCACTTCTGTGCTTATTTGTTTCTTTGGTGTTTGCTGCCTCTTTCAGCTATGGCGATGATAAGACACAAGATGTAGTTGATCAGCCATTGTTCTTTGGTGCTAAAGTGTTTCCTCCACTGCCTCCCAAAGTTTACCCTCCTCATGTTCCCATTTTTAAGAAACCACTTCCTCCGCCGATACCCATTTTTAAGAAACCACTTCCACCGCCAATACCCATTTTTAAGAAGCCACTTCCACCGCCGATACCAGTTTATAAGAAGCCACTTCCGCCTCCAATACCAATTTACAAGAAACCATTGCCTCCTCCAATACCAATTTACAAGAAACCACTTCCACCACCTATTCCGATTTACAAGAAACCATTGCCGCCGCCGATTCCAAAATTTGAGAAACCACTTCCACCTCCTATTCCACTTTTTAAGAAACCACTGATCCCAATATTCAAGAAGCCACTTCCACCTCATATTCCAATATTCAAGAAGCCACTTCCACCTCATATTCCAATATTCAAGAAACCTAAACCACCAGTATTCTACAAGCCTATCCCTCCCATCCCAAAGATCCCTCCATTTCATCACCATAAGAAGCCATTTCCTCCTCTTCCCAAGCTTCCTCCTCACCCATAG